A genomic segment from Luteolibacter ambystomatis encodes:
- a CDS encoding glycoside hydrolase family 97 protein yields MLLLSAASASAADYATLRTVRSPGGRSVFTLEKNETTGELVYGLTSGGRTVVNHGDLGLELRGVGVVAARGTLGKMDAKDIDTTWSNSFGEASTVQDRCREETLPIIPTEAGLPEVKLQVRAYDTGVAWRYLLAGDGTVTDEATSFTLPEATQVWTSTTAQGPITRQLISEVKGQVERPLFAQLAPDLFAAIGEAGLVDGARMKFVSDGAVTLRAKLAGGVAFTDSFTSPWRYVRVGGSPAALLQDSGFILNLNEPSKIADISWIRPGKVIREASLTTQGGKACIDFAAAHGLQHILFDAGWYGPEGSASSDATKVDLDPARSPGPLDLQMVIAYGKQKGIGVILYVNQIALTRQIDEIAPLYQSWGAAGIKFGFVKVGPQGDTAWLHKAVAKCAEHKLMVDIHDEYRPTGVSRAWPNLLTQEGIRGDEESVPNIDVLKTIFTRCLAGAADQTNCYFAPRVTEKMGSHASQLAKAVCIFSPWQMLYWYDRPMGSPGVGQAGPTKPVIQEVPELSFFDRLPTTWDETRVLDGHPDTHVTIARRKGDVWFVGGLNGNSARTFEVPLAFLDPAKTYQAEVFRDDPAVSTLTHVAIDKLEVNAKTVLKREVAAGNGFAVILTAR; encoded by the coding sequence ATGCTGCTGCTTTCCGCCGCTTCCGCATCGGCGGCCGATTACGCGACCCTGCGCACCGTCAGAAGTCCGGGTGGGAGATCGGTCTTCACGCTGGAGAAGAACGAGACCACGGGAGAGCTCGTTTACGGTCTGACCTCCGGTGGCCGCACGGTGGTGAATCATGGCGACCTCGGGTTGGAGTTGCGCGGTGTCGGAGTTGTGGCCGCGCGCGGCACGCTTGGAAAGATGGATGCGAAGGACATCGATACGACCTGGTCGAACTCTTTCGGCGAAGCCTCTACCGTACAGGATCGCTGCCGTGAGGAAACGCTGCCGATCATTCCCACCGAAGCAGGGTTGCCTGAGGTGAAGCTTCAGGTGCGTGCGTATGACACGGGAGTCGCATGGCGATATCTTTTGGCGGGGGATGGCACCGTGACGGATGAAGCAACCTCATTCACTTTGCCGGAAGCTACGCAGGTGTGGACCTCCACGACCGCACAGGGCCCGATCACCAGGCAGTTGATCTCCGAGGTAAAGGGGCAGGTTGAGCGACCGCTGTTCGCCCAGCTCGCACCGGATCTCTTTGCTGCCATTGGCGAAGCCGGATTGGTCGATGGAGCGCGGATGAAGTTTGTGTCCGATGGCGCGGTGACGTTGCGCGCCAAGTTGGCGGGCGGCGTTGCTTTCACGGATTCCTTCACGAGCCCGTGGCGTTACGTGCGGGTGGGGGGCAGCCCGGCGGCGCTGTTGCAGGACAGCGGGTTCATCTTGAATTTGAACGAGCCTTCCAAGATCGCCGACATCTCATGGATTCGTCCCGGCAAGGTGATCCGCGAGGCGTCGCTCACCACGCAGGGCGGCAAGGCCTGCATCGATTTCGCCGCGGCGCACGGTTTGCAGCACATCCTCTTTGATGCGGGATGGTACGGACCGGAAGGCTCCGCTTCATCCGATGCCACGAAGGTGGATCTCGATCCCGCGCGCTCTCCCGGTCCGCTCGATCTCCAGATGGTGATCGCTTACGGAAAGCAAAAGGGCATCGGCGTGATCCTCTATGTGAACCAGATCGCGCTGACCCGGCAGATCGATGAGATCGCGCCGCTCTACCAATCGTGGGGCGCGGCGGGCATCAAGTTCGGCTTCGTCAAGGTCGGACCGCAGGGTGATACGGCATGGCTTCACAAGGCGGTGGCGAAGTGCGCGGAGCACAAGCTGATGGTGGACATCCACGATGAATACCGCCCCACCGGCGTCTCGCGCGCGTGGCCCAATCTTCTCACTCAGGAAGGCATCCGCGGCGATGAGGAAAGCGTGCCGAACATAGACGTGCTCAAGACGATCTTCACCCGCTGTCTCGCCGGAGCGGCGGATCAGACGAACTGCTACTTCGCGCCACGTGTCACGGAGAAGATGGGTTCGCATGCCTCGCAGCTTGCGAAGGCCGTATGCATCTTCAGCCCGTGGCAGATGCTTTACTGGTATGATCGTCCGATGGGTTCACCCGGCGTGGGTCAGGCAGGGCCGACCAAACCCGTGATCCAGGAAGTGCCGGAGCTTTCGTTCTTTGATCGCCTGCCAACGACCTGGGATGAAACGCGGGTGCTGGACGGCCATCCGGACACGCATGTCACCATCGCGCGTCGCAAGGGGGACGTCTGGTTTGTGGGTGGATTGAACGGAAACTCCGCACGCACGTTCGAGGTGCCGCTGGCTTTCCTTGATCCGGCGAAGACGTATCAGGCGGAGGTGTTTCGCGATGATCCTGCCGTGTCCACTCTCACTCACGTGGCCATCGACAAGCTGGAGGTGAATGCAAAGACGGTCCTCAAACGCGAGGTCGCAGCGGGCAACGGATTCGCCGTGATTCTCACGGCACGATGA
- a CDS encoding CYTH domain-containing protein has translation MGREIERKFLVTGSGWNHGATGKRMTQGYLSLDPDRTVRVRLAGDEAWLTIKGRAQGLVRQEFEYTIPAHEARELLALCTGAVIDKIRYRVGYAGHVWEVDVFHGDNDGLIVAEIEMDSEDVKVPLPEWVGDEVSDDPRYLNSHLVRMPFKEW, from the coding sequence ATGGGCCGGGAGATCGAGCGCAAGTTTCTGGTGACCGGCTCCGGATGGAATCACGGCGCGACCGGTAAGCGGATGACTCAGGGGTACCTGAGCCTCGATCCGGACCGCACCGTTCGCGTGCGTCTTGCCGGGGATGAAGCGTGGCTCACCATCAAGGGCCGCGCGCAGGGACTGGTGCGGCAGGAATTCGAATACACCATCCCGGCACATGAGGCGCGGGAACTGCTGGCGCTTTGCACCGGCGCGGTGATCGATAAGATCCGCTACCGCGTCGGCTACGCCGGGCATGTGTGGGAAGTGGACGTTTTCCATGGCGACAATGACGGCCTGATCGTCGCCGAGATCGAGATGGACTCGGAGGACGTGAAAGTCCCGCTGCCGGAGTGGGTGGGGGACGAGGTTTCCGACGATCCGCGCTACCTGAACTCCCACCTCGTCCGGATGCCGTTCAAGGAGTGGTAG
- a CDS encoding 5-formyltetrahydrofolate cyclo-ligase, producing the protein MANPETFPNKSALRTEMRRRLREIPGDSAVLREAISAWLDAHPEARVIASFAALPGEPDLLPLVAIHPERMWVFPTVRGEHLTFHPVADTAADFEAGSFGIREPAASLPTMPHRDIDVFLCPGLAFTNSGGRLGRGRGFYDRMLALARPDTIKLGVCFPFQITANIFPEPHDVSMSGIIC; encoded by the coding sequence GTGGCAAATCCCGAGACATTCCCGAACAAATCCGCGCTCCGCACCGAAATGCGGCGGCGTCTCCGTGAGATACCGGGCGATTCAGCCGTGCTCCGCGAGGCGATCTCCGCATGGCTGGACGCGCATCCGGAGGCGCGCGTGATCGCCTCCTTCGCCGCACTGCCGGGAGAACCCGATCTGCTGCCATTGGTCGCCATACATCCGGAACGCATGTGGGTTTTCCCCACCGTTCGTGGCGAGCATCTCACGTTTCATCCGGTGGCGGACACCGCCGCTGATTTCGAGGCCGGCTCCTTCGGCATTCGTGAGCCTGCGGCATCGCTGCCAACGATGCCGCACCGGGACATCGATGTATTCCTCTGTCCGGGACTCGCATTCACAAACTCCGGCGGTCGGCTGGGCCGAGGCCGCGGCTTCTACGATCGGATGCTGGCTCTCGCCCGGCCCGATACGATCAAGCTCGGCGTTTGCTTCCCCTTCCAGATCACCGCCAACATCTTTCCCGAGCCCCACGATGTTTCCATGAGCGGGATCATCTGTTGA
- a CDS encoding sialate O-acetylesterase — protein MKSLSALIPLVLATTAAARPVTIVNPGFEADAIAGENAPSFEARATAPSGWSYVEGVGGICGLLDPKASTAAGKPDFYPPAVTGTEGSRVCFFFKNGAIRQTLGEKLAPNTTYTLSVASGTRLKGAFGGYSIVLDTTSGALVGSWTGANHNIAKPGSFAATSRSFTTGPNPPGLGESLRITLAQEPGKPDADDYADLDDVRLMAVSAATRPTKCPVDVFFVAGQSNAHGWKADATALSPNNRHYADTPDSRALLAYRERNLPEPVDCTGSIGLLGVQGAGFGGYFSGFGPELSLGSDLAKGVNGRVAIIKYAIGSAGLEQNFIKAHPTAKPHYEAMLAHFRSSLAELQKQGLEPQMKGLFWLQGETDSGGGEAARYGENMKRFIADLRVDLGAPQLRFFLTEINGQMPALKPRAGVAQVNEGMKACAAADPLVRFIPVSDIDSGFADAIHYSADQEIEIGRRWAKAWLGTK, from the coding sequence GTGAAATCCTTGTCCGCCTTGATCCCGCTCGTCCTTGCGACCACTGCCGCCGCACGGCCTGTCACCATCGTCAACCCGGGCTTCGAGGCAGACGCCATCGCAGGAGAAAACGCCCCGAGTTTCGAAGCCCGCGCCACCGCCCCCTCGGGATGGAGCTATGTGGAAGGCGTCGGGGGCATTTGCGGACTCCTGGACCCGAAGGCATCGACCGCTGCCGGAAAGCCGGACTTCTACCCCCCTGCCGTCACGGGCACGGAAGGATCGCGGGTATGCTTCTTTTTCAAGAACGGAGCGATCCGGCAGACCCTTGGCGAGAAACTCGCACCCAATACCACCTATACCCTCAGCGTGGCCAGTGGCACGCGCCTCAAGGGAGCCTTCGGCGGCTACAGCATCGTCCTCGACACCACGTCAGGCGCACTCGTCGGTTCGTGGACCGGCGCGAATCACAATATCGCGAAACCCGGCTCCTTCGCCGCCACCTCCCGCAGCTTCACCACCGGTCCCAATCCACCCGGACTTGGCGAAAGCCTGCGCATCACCCTTGCGCAGGAACCTGGCAAACCGGATGCCGACGACTACGCCGATCTCGACGACGTGCGCCTCATGGCGGTTTCAGCCGCAACCCGTCCAACCAAGTGCCCGGTGGACGTCTTTTTCGTGGCGGGGCAATCGAACGCCCACGGCTGGAAGGCGGATGCGACCGCGCTCAGCCCTAACAACCGGCACTATGCAGACACCCCCGATTCGCGTGCGCTGCTGGCATACCGCGAACGGAACCTTCCCGAGCCAGTCGACTGCACCGGCTCCATCGGGCTCCTCGGGGTACAGGGCGCTGGCTTCGGCGGATATTTCAGCGGCTTCGGTCCGGAGTTGTCCCTCGGCAGCGATCTGGCCAAGGGAGTCAACGGACGTGTCGCCATCATCAAGTATGCGATCGGCAGCGCCGGCCTGGAACAGAATTTCATCAAAGCCCACCCAACCGCGAAGCCCCACTACGAAGCGATGCTCGCCCACTTCCGTTCCTCGCTGGCGGAACTGCAGAAGCAGGGCTTAGAACCGCAGATGAAGGGCCTGTTCTGGCTCCAGGGTGAAACGGATTCAGGCGGTGGCGAAGCCGCGCGATATGGCGAGAACATGAAGCGGTTCATCGCCGACTTGCGGGTGGACCTCGGCGCTCCGCAACTGCGCTTCTTCCTCACCGAGATCAACGGCCAGATGCCAGCCCTCAAGCCACGCGCGGGCGTCGCCCAGGTCAATGAGGGAATGAAGGCATGTGCCGCCGCCGATCCTCTCGTCCGGTTCATTCCCGTCAGTGACATCGACAGTGGCTTCGCGGATGCCATCCACTACAGCGCGGATCAGGAGATCGAGATCGGCCGACGCTGGGCCAAGGCATGGCTTGGCACGAAATAA
- the ilvE gene encoding branched-chain-amino-acid transaminase, with protein MKIWLDGNLVDESEAKISVFDHAVLYGDGVFEGIRIYNGRVFRLEEHIRRLFDSAKAIVLTIPWTYEEVIKATVETVAANGLKDGYIRLVVTRGTGGLGLNPYLCPKASMFIIASTIQLYPKEHYDNGLALITCATRRPAPAALMPQVKSLNYLNNIMAKIEAIQANALEAIMLNEQGYVAECTGDNIFLLKNGVLLTPLISDGGLDGITRSVILQVAGKLGVEVREQSLTRYDIFIADECFLTGTAAEVVPVISLDRRQIGDGKPGPLTKRFIEAFREEANSTGTPVY; from the coding sequence ATGAAAATCTGGCTCGATGGCAACCTGGTGGATGAATCCGAAGCGAAAATCTCCGTGTTTGACCACGCGGTCCTCTACGGGGACGGCGTCTTCGAAGGCATCCGCATTTACAACGGCCGCGTCTTCCGTCTGGAAGAGCACATCCGCCGCCTGTTCGACTCCGCCAAGGCCATCGTGCTGACCATCCCGTGGACCTACGAAGAGGTCATCAAGGCCACCGTTGAGACCGTGGCGGCGAACGGCCTGAAGGATGGCTACATCCGCCTCGTGGTCACCCGCGGCACCGGCGGTCTGGGCCTGAACCCCTATCTTTGTCCGAAGGCGTCGATGTTCATCATCGCCTCCACCATCCAGCTTTACCCCAAGGAGCACTACGACAACGGCCTCGCGCTGATCACCTGCGCCACCCGCCGTCCGGCTCCGGCCGCCCTGATGCCGCAGGTCAAGTCGCTGAACTACCTGAACAACATCATGGCGAAGATCGAGGCGATCCAGGCCAACGCCCTCGAAGCCATCATGCTCAACGAGCAGGGCTACGTGGCCGAGTGCACAGGCGACAATATTTTCCTCCTGAAGAACGGCGTGCTGCTCACCCCGCTGATCTCGGACGGCGGCCTCGATGGCATCACCCGCTCGGTGATCCTCCAGGTGGCTGGCAAGTTGGGCGTCGAGGTCCGCGAGCAGTCGCTGACCCGCTACGACATTTTCATCGCGGACGAGTGTTTCCTCACCGGCACCGCCGCCGAGGTGGTCCCCGTGATCTCGCTGGACCGCCGCCAGATCGGCGATGGCAAGCCCGGCCCGCTCACCAAGCGCTTCATCGAAGCCTTCCGTGAGGAGGCGAATTCGACCGGAACGCCGGTTTACTGA
- a CDS encoding protein arginine kinase yields the protein MMRFSTLIKYPADWMTGANADNSVVLTSRIRLARNLRDEPFPGWATREQRAATLEELRPAVEGLAPMKDGFSQTLSDLSSVQKQVLVERHLISREHAARGDGSAAVIERRQMYSLMLNEEDHLRMQAIRPGLELREAYEGLSALDDELAQALPYAFDPKLGYLTTCPTNLGTGLRASAMLHLPGLVLSDQIGQVLQAVNKIGLAVRGIYGEGTESLGNLYQISNQSTLGESEDTIIRRLERVISQVAEHERNAREKLLEDDPDMVADKIGRAYGVLRHAWVIDSKEALNHVSLLRLGSDLGFFTNDTMRLADALLMDIQPAHLQLHSGRKLSPEERDAIRAEIIRSRLHSLPPPDIRPTTRNGDNPNTPETSGDA from the coding sequence ATGATGCGTTTCTCCACGCTGATCAAGTATCCCGCCGATTGGATGACCGGCGCGAATGCCGACAACAGCGTCGTTCTCACCTCCCGCATCCGGCTCGCCCGCAACCTGCGTGACGAGCCGTTCCCTGGCTGGGCCACCCGCGAGCAACGCGCCGCCACGCTGGAGGAGTTGCGTCCCGCCGTGGAAGGACTGGCCCCGATGAAGGACGGCTTTTCCCAGACGCTCAGCGATCTCAGCTCCGTGCAGAAGCAGGTGCTGGTGGAGCGCCACCTGATTTCCCGCGAGCACGCCGCCCGTGGTGATGGCTCCGCCGCCGTGATCGAGCGCCGCCAGATGTACAGCCTCATGTTGAATGAGGAGGATCATCTCCGCATGCAGGCGATCCGTCCGGGCCTCGAACTCCGCGAGGCGTATGAGGGGCTCTCCGCCTTGGACGATGAACTCGCCCAGGCGCTGCCCTATGCCTTCGACCCGAAGCTGGGTTATCTCACCACCTGCCCGACCAATCTCGGCACCGGTCTGCGCGCTTCCGCCATGCTTCATCTGCCCGGCCTCGTCCTCAGCGACCAGATCGGCCAGGTCCTCCAGGCTGTGAACAAGATTGGTCTGGCGGTGCGCGGCATCTATGGAGAGGGCACCGAATCGCTTGGAAATTTGTACCAAATTTCCAATCAGTCCACGTTGGGCGAGAGTGAAGATACCATCATCCGGCGTCTTGAGCGAGTGATCTCACAGGTCGCCGAGCATGAGCGGAACGCCCGCGAGAAGCTGTTGGAGGATGATCCGGACATGGTCGCGGACAAGATCGGCCGCGCATACGGCGTGTTGCGCCATGCGTGGGTCATTGATTCCAAGGAAGCTCTGAATCACGTCTCGCTGCTGCGCCTTGGCTCCGACCTCGGCTTCTTTACAAACGACACGATGCGTCTTGCGGACGCGCTGCTGATGGACATCCAGCCGGCGCATCTTCAATTGCACAGCGGACGCAAGCTTTCGCCCGAGGAGCGTGATGCAATTCGCGCGGAAATCATTCGCTCCCGGTTGCATTCTCTTCCACCCCCTGATATTCGTCCTACAACCAGAAACGGGGACAATCCCAACACCCCCGAAACTTCCGGCGACGCATGA
- a CDS encoding UvrB/UvrC motif-containing protein, with product MKKVCLCESCAQERGVTDPTGFSLADALLGGMPGQKTVVTQTHAPVTAGGGKQCPACGFTLEDLRRVRRFGCSECYKTFNDELTGILRGMHKGSLHVGKVPKGLMEQQVRDQRLEELRARLDQAVAAENYEEAAGLRDEIRQIELHTGISG from the coding sequence ATGAAAAAGGTCTGTCTGTGTGAGTCGTGCGCGCAGGAGCGCGGGGTGACCGACCCCACGGGATTCTCGCTGGCGGATGCCCTGCTCGGTGGAATGCCCGGTCAAAAGACGGTCGTGACCCAGACCCACGCTCCGGTCACCGCGGGCGGCGGGAAGCAATGTCCGGCCTGTGGATTCACACTGGAAGACCTCCGCCGCGTGCGCCGGTTCGGCTGCAGCGAGTGCTACAAGACCTTCAACGACGAGTTGACCGGCATTCTCCGTGGCATGCACAAGGGCAGCCTGCACGTCGGCAAGGTGCCGAAGGGCCTCATGGAGCAGCAGGTCCGTGACCAGCGGCTGGAGGAGTTGCGCGCCCGCCTCGACCAGGCCGTGGCCGCCGAGAATTACGAGGAGGCCGCCGGCTTGCGGGATGAAATCCGCCAGATCGAGCTTCACACCGGCATTTCCGGTTGA